The Deltaproteobacteria bacterium genome contains the following window.
CTGACGCATGAATCCATTGATGAACCGGGTCACCTGCTTGTTATGGAATTTCGGATCGGGTAATATTTCCCGTTTTGTGGCCACTCTTCGGCGTGCCATAATCTCTTCTCCCGCTTACACTATTTTTTCGGGCGCTTCGCCCCGTATTTTGATCGAGCCTTCCGACGGTCGGACACTCCGGTGGAGTCCAGAGTCCCCCGGACAATGTGGTACCGGACACCCGGCAGGTCCTTCACACGGCCGCCGCGCAGCAGGACAATGGAATGTTCCTGCAGACTATGCCCCATTCCCGGGATGTATGTCGTCACCTCATAGCCGTTGGTCAAACGAACACGAGCGACCTTACGAAGGGCCGAATTCGGCTTTTTCGGGGTCGAAGTATAAACTCGCGTGCAGACCCCCCGTTTTTGCGGGCTCCCCTGCAGGGCAGGGGCGCTTGTCTTCTTCCGGCTTTTGCTTCTTCCTTTTTTGACCAGTTGATTAATGGTCGGCACTTCATCACCTCCAGCCCTGATGGAGACCCCAACCAGGACTTATATCCCCTTTGTTTTCAAAGGGTATGGAAAATTATACTGCGCACATTCCCCTCAGGCGAAAAACCTCCGCAATATATCAGAGCTGTTGAGGAGATGTCAAGAGGTTTTTCCGCTTTTTAGACGGAAAAACAGAAGACCTTCCCCGGATGGCTCGCAAATCATCCGGTTTATAAAAGCCGCGAAACCATCATGACGGGACGACTTCTTCCAGGCTCTCCTGGTTCCCGGCCTCCGCTCCCTCGGATACTTCCTCGGGTTCCTCCGGTTGTTCGACCTTGACTACCGTTTCACGATAGAGCTGGGTCCCCGTTCCCGCCGGGATCAGCCGCCCCATGATAACATTCTCCTTAAGGCCGATCAGCTCGTCCACTTTGCCGCCGATGGCCGCTTCGGTCAATGCGCGGGTGGTCTCCTGAAAGGAGGCCGCTGAAATGAAACTGTCCGTATTCAAAGAGGCCTTGGTAATCCCCAGCAGGAGAGGCTGCCCCCTGGCCGGCTGTTTTTTCTCCTTGACCATTTCCTGATTCTTGTCGGCAAAGCGGAATTTATCCACCTGTTCTCCGATAAGAAAATCGGTGTCGCCGCTATCTTCTATCACAACCTTCTTCATCATCTGCCGGACGATAACCTCGATATGCTTGTCATGGATGGAGACCCCCTGGAGGCGGTAAACCTTCTGCACCTCCTCCACCAGGTATTTCTGCAGTTCCTTCGGCCCCAGGACCCGGAGAATATCGTGCGGATTGGCGGAACCGTCCATCAGGGCCTCGCCGGCCTTGACGAAATCGCCTTCATGAACGTTGACATGCTTCCCTCTCGGGATACTGTATTCATGTTCTTCCCCGTTCTCCGTCACCACGAGGATGCGCCGGGACCCGCGGAGAAATCCGCCGTCCTTCACCGTCCCGTCGACCTCACTGATCACGGCCTGCTCCTTCGGTTTCCGGGCCTCAAAGAGTTCCGCCACCCGGGGCAGCCCCCCGGTGATATCCTTGGTCTTCGTCGTTTCCCGGGGGATCTTCACCAGGGCATCGCCCGGAAAAACCTCGTCCCCTTTTTCGACCAGGATATTCGCCCCCGCCGGAAGGATATAACGTGCACTGCCCCGCCCCCCCGGCAGTTTCAAGGTCTTGCCGCCGGCGCCTTTGATGGAAAGGCGGGGCCGAAGATCCGTATGGGAGTAATCAATAATCACTCGCCGGGAAAGACCGGTCACCTCGTCCACTTCCTCCCGCATGGAGACCCCTTCCTGAATATCACCGAAGGCGACCTTGCCGCCGACCTCGGTCAAAATCGAAGTCGTGTAGGGGTCCCACTCGACCAGGGTATCTCCCGCCTTCACGGTTTCCCGGTCCTTCTTTTTAAGGAGGGCACCATAAACAACGGTGTATCGTTCCTTTTCCCGCCCCTTCTTGTCCAGGACCAGGAGCTGTCCGTTCCGGTTCATGATGACGATCTTGCCGTCCTTGTTGGTAACGGTCTTGATATTTTCATAGGCCACGACACCGCTGTTCTTCGCCTCCAGGGTCGTCTGTTCCGCGACCTGGCTCGCCGTACCGCCGATGTGGAAGGTCCGCATCGTCAGCTGTGTTCCCGGTTCCCCGATTGACTGGGCCGCCATCACGCCGGCCGCCTCGCCGATCTCGATTCGATTGCCCCGCGCCAGATCCCGCCCATAACAGGCGGCACAGACCCCCCGGTGCATTTCACAGGTCAGGGGAGATCGAATCTTCATTGCGTAGATCCCGGCATCAATAATACGGGATGCAATCTTCTCGTCGATCTCCCGATTGGCCTTGACGACGGTCTTGCCGTCCCGGTCCACCACATCCTCCACCGTCACGCGCCCCAGGATCCGGTCGTAGAGAGGTTCGATAATTTCTCCCCCTTCCACCAGCGCCGTCACCTCGATCCCGTCCAGGGTCCCGCAGTCCTCCTGGAGTACGATGCTGTCCTGGGCCACATCCACAAGCCGGCGGGTGAGATAACCAGAATTGGCGGTTTTCAAAGCCGTATCGGCCAATCCCTTCCGGGCGCCATGGGTGGAAATGAAGTACTGCAGCACGGTCAGCCCCTCGCGGAAGTTGGAGGTGATCGGGGTCTCGATGATCTCCCCCGAAGGCTTCGCCATCAGCCCCCGCATCCCCGCTAACTGCCGGATCTGCTGGGCCGAGCCTCTTGCCCCGGAATCGGCCATCATGAAAATGGGGTTCAATGTCTGATTCTTCTCATCCTCTTCGGAATGAAGTTCCTTCATCATCTCCGCCGAGATGGCATCGGTCACCTGAGCCCAGATATCCACGACCTTGTTATAGCGCTCCCCGTCGGTGATCAGACCGTCGGCATACTGTCGGGAAACCTCTTCGACATCCTTCAGTGCCCGGTCAAGAATCTTCGGTTTGCTGGAAGGAATCTTCATATCATCCACACAGATCGAAACCCCTGCATAGGTCGCGAATTCAAAACCGAGGTCCTTGAGCCGATCCAGGAAGATCACGGTCTTCGCCGGCCCGGCCGAACGGTAGCAATCATCAATGATCGATGCCAGGGCTTTTTTGTTCAGGAGACGATTCACCGCTGAAAAAGGGAACCCCTCCGGCAGGATCTCTCCGATCATGGCCCGCCCGACGGTCGTCTTTTCCGATTTGCCGTTGATCCGCACCTTGATCTTCGCATGGAGAGAGACCTTCTTCGCGTCGTAAGCCATCCGGAGTTCATCGAAACCGGAAAAATGCATTCCCTCGCCGAGAACACCCTTTCTCTCAATGGTCAGGTAATAACACCCCAGGACCATATCCTGGGAAGGAACGGTGATCGGTCTTCCGTTGGCCGGGGAAAGGATATTATTAATGGACAGCATCAGGATCCGGGCCTCCGTCTGAGCCTCAACGGAAAGAGGAACATGGACGGCCATCTGGTCACCATCAAAGTCGGCGTTAAAGGCCGCACAGACGAGCGGATGGAGCTTGATCGCCTTGCCCTCCACCAGGATCGGATCAAAGGCCTGAATCCCTAAACGGTGCAGTGTCGGTGCACGGTTGAGCAACACCGGATGTTCCTTGATCACCTCGTCCAGGGCATCCCAAACCGCATCGTTCATCTTTTCCACCATCTTCTTGGCGCTCTTGATCGTCGTCACCAACCCCTGCTCTTCCAACTTGTTGAAAATGAAAGGTTTGAAGAGTTCCAGCGCCATCTTCTTCGGCAGACCGCACTGATTCAATTTCAGCTCCGGCCCGACAACAATAACGGAACGGCCGGAATAGTCGACCCGCTTTCCCAAAAGATTCTGACGGAAGCGCCCCTGTTTCCCCTTCAGCATATCGCTCAGCGATTTTAAGGGCCGTTTGTTCGGTCCCCGGATAATACGACCCCGGCGGCCGTTATCAAAGAGGGCATCGACCGATTCCTGGAGCATCCGTTTTTCGTTCCGGATAATAACCTCGGGGGCCTTGAGTTCCATGAGGCGTTTGAGCCGGTTGTTCCGGTTGATCACCCGGCGGTAGAGATCATTCAGGTCCGAAGTGGCAAAGCGTCCACCCTCGAGAGGAACGAGGGGGCGGAGTTCCGGCGGAATGACGGGAATCACATCGAGGATCATCCATTCCGGACGGTTGTCGGAATGCCGGAAGGCTTCCACGACCTTCAGCCGCTTGATCATCTTCGCCTTGATCGCCTTCGACTTGACCGTCTTCTCCCCTTCACGGAGTTCTTCGGAAAGTTGATCAAGATCAATCCGGGAGAGGGCTTCTTTGATGACCTCGGCGCCGATCCCGGCCGTAAAGCTCTCGCCGTATTCCTCCAGGGCATTCCTGTATTGTTCTTCGGTCAGGACCGTCATCGGTTTCAAGGGGGTGTTCCCCTCGTCAATGACCAGGTAGGACTCAAAATAGAGGACCTTCTCCAGATCCTTCAGGGTCAGGTTCAGCAGATGCCCGATCCGGCTCGGCAGGGCCTTGAAAAACCAGACATGAGAAACGGGACAGGCCAGTTCGATATGGCCCAGCCGTTCCCGGCGGACCTTCGACTGGATCACCTCCACACCGCACTTGTCACAGATGACGCCGCGGTGTTTCATTCGTTTGTATTTCCCGCAGGTACATTCCCAGTCCTTGGTCGGCCCGAAAATCTTGGCACAGAAAAGACCGTCCCGCTCCGGCTTGAAGGTCCGGTAGTTGATCGTCTCCGGTTTTTTTACCTCCCCGTGCGACCAGGAGCGGATCTTGTCCGGTGAGGCGATCCCGATCCGGATCTGCTCAAAACTGACCGTGCTCTTCGGCTTCTCAAACAGGTTCATCAATTCTTTCAATGCACTTCCTCCCAAACATGCAGGGACCGACCCCCGGAACCTTCCGCCGCCCTGCCCCCTGATTAAAGGCCGACGCATCATGTCCCGATTCCCGGAGCCCTGCCGTTTAAATGAGTTCTACGTCGAGGCAGAGGCTCTGCAGCTCCTTCACAAGGACGTTGAAGGATTCCGGGAGACCCGATTCCAAGGTATTTTGTCCCTTGACAATCGATTCATAAATCCGGGTCCGGCCGGGAACATCATCCGATTTCACAGTGAGAAATTCCTGCAGGGTGTGGGCGGCCCCATAGGCCTCCAACGCCCAGACCTCCATCTCTCCCAATCGCTGCCCGCCGAATTGTGCCTTCCCTCCCAGAGGCTGCTGCGTCACCAGGGAGTAGGGACCGATTGACCGGGCATGGAGTTTGTCGTCCACCAGGTGGTGCAGTTTGATGATATACATGCAGCCGACGGTGACCTCCTGATCAAAGGGCTCTCCCGTCTTCCCGTCATAGAGGAGAGTCTGGCCCCGTTCCGGCAGATTCGCCTCCCGAAGCAATGCCTTGATCTCCGTCTCCGTAGCCCCGTCGAAGACCGGTGTTGCAATATGAATCCCCAGGGCCTTCGCCGCCCATCCGAGATGGGTCTCCAGTACCTGGCCGATGTTCATACGGGAAGGCACACCCAGGGGATTCAAGACGATATCCACCGGCGTTCCGTCGGGCAGATAGGGCATATCTTCCACCGGCAGGATTTTCGAGACCACCCCCTTGTTCCCATGACGACCGGCCATCTTGTCACCCACCGAGAGGCGCCGCTTCATCGCTACATAGACCTTGACCATCTTGATCACACCCGGAGGGAGTTCATCCCCCTTCCGGACGCGGTTTATTTTTTCATCATAGTACCCGTGAACATCGTCCAGGCTGCGCCGGTATCCATCTTCCAGCTCTTCAAGCTTCTCGTTCAAACTGTCATCCGCCGCCACCTCAATCCCGCCGAATACCTTCAGAGGAAGCGACTCGATCAGATCAGCCGACAGACTTCCGCCCTTCTTTACCAGGACCTTTCCGGACGCTTCATCCCGAATCGACTCCCGGACCTTGTAACCGACCAGGAGGCTCCGTTTCCGGGAAAGATGCTCTTCCTCAATAATCCGCAGTTCCTCCTCATAATCCTTTCGTATCCGCTCGATCTCCTCATTCTCGATACTGAGAGCCCGTTCGTCCTTCTCGACTCCCCGACGGACAAAAACTTTTACATCCACAACCGTTCCTGCAATGCCAGGCGGCACTTTGAGAGAGGCATCCCGGACATCACCGGCCTTCTCTCCGAAGATGGCCCGGAGCAGTTTTTCTTCCGGTGTCAACTGGGTCTCCCCCTTGGGGGTCACTTTTCCTACGAGAATATCCCCGTGCTTGACCTCCGCCCCGACACGAATAATTCCACTCTCATCAAGATTTCTGAGCGCCTCTTCACTGACATTGGGAATATCCCGCGTCACATCCTCCTGCCCCAGTTTCGTGTCCCGGGCTTCAATAGAGAACTCTTCAATATGGATCGAGGTGAAACGATCCTCCCGAACCACTTCCTCACTGATCAGGATCGCATCTTCATAGTTGTACCCGCGCCAGGGCATGAAGGCTACGAGGGCATTCTGTCCCAGGGCCAGTTCTCCCTGTTCGGTTGCGGGACCATCGGCGATAATCTGCCCCTGTGCAACGCGATCGCCCTTCTTGACAATCGGTTTCTGGTTGATACAGGTATTCTGGTTGGAACGTTTGTACTTCAGAAGATTATAGATGTCGAGACGGCTCGTCCCCACGCTCTCTTTTCCTTTTTTCTCCCTGATCGTCTTGACGACGATCTTCTCGGCATCGACATAGTCGACGACCCCGCTCCGCCGGGCAATGGAAACCGCACCGGAATCACGGGCCACAATCGCCTCCATCCCGGTCCCGACGATTGGTGCTTCCGTCTTGAGGAGGGGCACGGCCTGACGCTGCATATTGGATCCCATGAGAGCACGGTTGGCATCATCATGTTCCAGAAAGGGAATCAACGACGTGGCCACACTGACCATCTGTTTCGGAGAAACATCCATATAATCGATCTGTTCCGGAGGAACCATGAGGAAATCACCTTTGGACCGAGCAGAGACCAGTTCCACGGAGATCTTCCCATCTTCGTCCAGGGGGGTATTGGCCTGAGCAATCACATACTTCTCTCCTTCGAGAGCCGTCAGGTAATCGACCTGGCTGGTGGCTCTTCCCTCTACCACCTTCCGAAAGGGCGCTTCAATAAACCCATAATCACTGACCCGTGCATAGGTGGAGAGCGAAGTGATAAGCCCGATGTTCGGACCTTCCGGCGTCTCAATCGGGCAAATCCGGCCGTAGTGCGTCGGGTGAACGTCACGGACGGCAAACCCCGCCCGTTCCCGGGTCAACCCTCCCGGCCCAAGGGCGGAAAGTCTTCGTTTGTGAGTAATCTCGGAGAGGGGGTTCGTCTGATCCATAAACTGGGAAAGCTGGCTGCTCCCGAAGAACTCTTTGATTGCGGCCGAAACCGGTTTGGCATTGATCAGCGTTTTCGGCAGAACCGTTTCGGAATCCTGAAGGTTCATCCGTTCCCGAATCGTCCGTTCCATCCGGACCAGCCCGATTCGGATCTGGTTCTCCAGGAGTTCTCCCACGGAGCGGACCCGCCGGTTTCCGAGGTGATCAATATCATCCACGGAGACCACGCCGTTTTTCAGGTCAATCAGGTGTTTGACCGTCCCGATGATATCCTCCTTGGTCAGGGTCCGGGTCGTCATGGGGATATCGAAACCAAGTTTGTGGTTCATCTTCAGACGTCCGACCGGGGAAAGATCGTAGCGGCGAGGATTAAAGAAAAGATTAT
Protein-coding sequences here:
- a CDS encoding 30S ribosomal protein S12; the encoded protein is MPTINQLVKKGRSKSRKKTSAPALQGSPQKRGVCTRVYTSTPKKPNSALRKVARVRLTNGYEVTTYIPGMGHSLQEHSIVLLRGGRVKDLPGVRYHIVRGTLDSTGVSDRRKARSKYGAKRPKK
- the rpoC gene encoding DNA-directed RNA polymerase subunit beta', producing the protein MKELMNLFEKPKSTVSFEQIRIGIASPDKIRSWSHGEVKKPETINYRTFKPERDGLFCAKIFGPTKDWECTCGKYKRMKHRGVICDKCGVEVIQSKVRRERLGHIELACPVSHVWFFKALPSRIGHLLNLTLKDLEKVLYFESYLVIDEGNTPLKPMTVLTEEQYRNALEEYGESFTAGIGAEVIKEALSRIDLDQLSEELREGEKTVKSKAIKAKMIKRLKVVEAFRHSDNRPEWMILDVIPVIPPELRPLVPLEGGRFATSDLNDLYRRVINRNNRLKRLMELKAPEVIIRNEKRMLQESVDALFDNGRRGRIIRGPNKRPLKSLSDMLKGKQGRFRQNLLGKRVDYSGRSVIVVGPELKLNQCGLPKKMALELFKPFIFNKLEEQGLVTTIKSAKKMVEKMNDAVWDALDEVIKEHPVLLNRAPTLHRLGIQAFDPILVEGKAIKLHPLVCAAFNADFDGDQMAVHVPLSVEAQTEARILMLSINNILSPANGRPITVPSQDMVLGCYYLTIERKGVLGEGMHFSGFDELRMAYDAKKVSLHAKIKVRINGKSEKTTVGRAMIGEILPEGFPFSAVNRLLNKKALASIIDDCYRSAGPAKTVIFLDRLKDLGFEFATYAGVSICVDDMKIPSSKPKILDRALKDVEEVSRQYADGLITDGERYNKVVDIWAQVTDAISAEMMKELHSEEDEKNQTLNPIFMMADSGARGSAQQIRQLAGMRGLMAKPSGEIIETPITSNFREGLTVLQYFISTHGARKGLADTALKTANSGYLTRRLVDVAQDSIVLQEDCGTLDGIEVTALVEGGEIIEPLYDRILGRVTVEDVVDRDGKTVVKANREIDEKIASRIIDAGIYAMKIRSPLTCEMHRGVCAACYGRDLARGNRIEIGEAAGVMAAQSIGEPGTQLTMRTFHIGGTASQVAEQTTLEAKNSGVVAYENIKTVTNKDGKIVIMNRNGQLLVLDKKGREKERYTVVYGALLKKKDRETVKAGDTLVEWDPYTTSILTEVGGKVAFGDIQEGVSMREEVDEVTGLSRRVIIDYSHTDLRPRLSIKGAGGKTLKLPGGRGSARYILPAGANILVEKGDEVFPGDALVKIPRETTKTKDITGGLPRVAELFEARKPKEQAVISEVDGTVKDGGFLRGSRRILVVTENGEEHEYSIPRGKHVNVHEGDFVKAGEALMDGSANPHDILRVLGPKELQKYLVEEVQKVYRLQGVSIHDKHIEVIVRQMMKKVVIEDSGDTDFLIGEQVDKFRFADKNQEMVKEKKQPARGQPLLLGITKASLNTDSFISAASFQETTRALTEAAIGGKVDELIGLKENVIMGRLIPAGTGTQLYRETVVKVEQPEEPEEVSEGAEAGNQESLEEVVPS
- the rpoB gene encoding DNA-directed RNA polymerase subunit beta, translating into MPKISKPSLRVRRNFSKIPAAMDVPDLIEVQKRSYSLFLQDHLSSDKREATGLQAAFESVFPISDFNETLSLEFVDYSLGEPKYDILECLQRGTNYAAPLRVRVRLIVYDLPEEGEGSKSVRDIKEQEVYMGEIPLMTPNGTFIINGTERVIVTQLHRSPGAFFSHDKGKAASPDKYLYTARIIPYRGSWLDFEFDAKDLLYVRIDRRRKLPATILLRALEYSTEELLRIYYHVEKFHVGEKRVLVKEVNPDTLKGTTSTSNIYAPGTRKILVKEGHKFTKIALKRITESGLKEIKVTPEELVGRVVLGDIVDPGTGEVLVEGNTELTEETVGLLLEKNVREFELLFMDNVHASSALRDTLAHDKISTPQEAMIEIYKRMRPGEPPTLDTARDLFHNLFFNPRRYDLSPVGRLKMNHKLGFDIPMTTRTLTKEDIIGTVKHLIDLKNGVVSVDDIDHLGNRRVRSVGELLENQIRIGLVRMERTIRERMNLQDSETVLPKTLINAKPVSAAIKEFFGSSQLSQFMDQTNPLSEITHKRRLSALGPGGLTRERAGFAVRDVHPTHYGRICPIETPEGPNIGLITSLSTYARVSDYGFIEAPFRKVVEGRATSQVDYLTALEGEKYVIAQANTPLDEDGKISVELVSARSKGDFLMVPPEQIDYMDVSPKQMVSVATSLIPFLEHDDANRALMGSNMQRQAVPLLKTEAPIVGTGMEAIVARDSGAVSIARRSGVVDYVDAEKIVVKTIREKKGKESVGTSRLDIYNLLKYKRSNQNTCINQKPIVKKGDRVAQGQIIADGPATEQGELALGQNALVAFMPWRGYNYEDAILISEEVVREDRFTSIHIEEFSIEARDTKLGQEDVTRDIPNVSEEALRNLDESGIIRVGAEVKHGDILVGKVTPKGETQLTPEEKLLRAIFGEKAGDVRDASLKVPPGIAGTVVDVKVFVRRGVEKDERALSIENEEIERIRKDYEEELRIIEEEHLSRKRSLLVGYKVRESIRDEASGKVLVKKGGSLSADLIESLPLKVFGGIEVAADDSLNEKLEELEDGYRRSLDDVHGYYDEKINRVRKGDELPPGVIKMVKVYVAMKRRLSVGDKMAGRHGNKGVVSKILPVEDMPYLPDGTPVDIVLNPLGVPSRMNIGQVLETHLGWAAKALGIHIATPVFDGATETEIKALLREANLPERGQTLLYDGKTGEPFDQEVTVGCMYIIKLHHLVDDKLHARSIGPYSLVTQQPLGGKAQFGGQRLGEMEVWALEAYGAAHTLQEFLTVKSDDVPGRTRIYESIVKGQNTLESGLPESFNVLVKELQSLCLDVELI